AATAATACATGTTTTTTCTGATTTCAGGTACCACAATAAATCTGTCAAAACGCTTTACGAGCTGCTACTGTTATAAGCTACATCAATGGCTATCCAACCATCGCTCATAAAAGAAAAACTCCTTTTCAGTATGAACACAACTCCCGAATGTATTTTCCCTGTGCTCACCAACTGCTCTCCAGGCAAgaatcaaaccgaagcccaaacagcagTCCACAGAGCCACGCTGGCCACCTGCCTCCTGCTACTCCTGCTGGTGTTCGGCCTGGGGTCCTACGGGAATCTAATCGTCTTTTCCTCCTTCTTCAATCCAGCCTTCAGGAAGTTTAGGACGCATTTTGACTTCATGATCCTGAACCTGTCATTTTGTGACCTCTTTATCTGCCTTGTCACAGCCCCCATGTTTGGCTTCGTGATGTTCTTCGACAACGGCAGTGGCATGTCGGACACGTTCTGCTTCGCGTTCCACCTGACGAGCACCGGGTTCGTCATCATGTCCTTGAAAACGGTGGCGGTGATTGCGGTCCACCGTCTGCGCATGGTGCTGGGGCAGCAGACTACCCACTCCTCCTCGTCCGTCTGCACCCTCCTCCTTACCGTCATCCTGTGGGCCGTCAGCTTCACCCTGGCCACCTTGTCGGCCATGACGAAATACCACAGCTCCAAGATCTGCGTGCCGCTGCTGGGGCTCATCAACGAAGACGGCAAGGTCATTTTGTATACGTACGTGGTGGACTTTACCCTCTGCGTGGGCATTGTGGCAATCTCTTACGCCATGATCGCTCAGACTCTGCACAAGAACGCACAGGTACGGCGTTGCCCTGTCATCACGGTGGTTGACTCCAAAAGGCCCGACTGTTTCACCCCTCCAGAAGGATCAGGGCCCTCTTTATACAGAAAACAGAAAGGCAACACAGCACCCCATGTGCAGACACACCTGCACGCCCACAGCCAAAGTAAAAACGCCTCCACCTCCAATAAGAAGCTGGAACAGACTGTGAACCTTTCCACTGTTAAGGACTCCAAAGCAGTCGTGACCTGCATTATGATTCTGCTGTCGGTGGTCTGCTGCCTGCCCCTGGGGATAGCTTTGGTGCACGACGCCCTGTCTTCGGAAAGCAGTTTCCTCATCTATCAGTTTGAGCTCTGCGGATTAACCTTGGTCTTTTTCCGGTCGGGCCTCAACCCGTTTATCTATTCCCGCAGCAACTCCGGCCTCCGCAAGAAAGTGGCGTGGTGCACACAGCTCCTGGCCCTGCTGCTGTGCTGCAAGCAGAAGACAAGGTTGAAAGCCGTGGGCGATGGCAGCCTGGTTGTGAACCGCAACAAGTCCTCACACCATGACACCAATTCGGCCTACATCCTCTCCCCCAAACCCCAGAAAAAGCTGGTGGACCAGGCCTGCGGGCCGAGCAACTCCAAGGATGTCTTCACCTCGGTCGAGTATCCTCAAAAAGCACAGAGTGCCTCCACGCCCATCAACACGAGGATAGAGCCTTACTACAGCATCTACAACAGCAGCATCTCCCAGGAGCACAGCACGCCCACCAGTCTGCAGCCCAAGAGGCACGCCTTTGGCTCGGCTCAGTCCTACACTGAGATGTATTACCACATCTCGAAAACATCCGATTTCATGCCGGACTGTGACAGCACTTCTGCCAAACACATCCCCGTCCCATCTGTCTAGACCAATCAGCATTCCATATGAACACCAGAATGGTACTGGACGAAactgtggtgaatctttggaattctctacctcagagggctgtggaggctcagtctttgagtacattcaaggcagagattgatagatttttggatattaagggaattaagtcactgcctgccattctgaaaagacctgtttattcctactctttgcttcttatctgccaaccagttctctatccacgtcagtacattacccccaataccatatgctttaattttgaacactaatctcttgtgtgggaccttgtcaaaagctttttgaatgtccaaatacaccacatccacatcaaaagggagttagatgtggtcgttacggctaaagggatcaaggggtgtggagcgaaagcaggaatggggtactgaagttgcatgatcagccatgatcatattgaatggtggtgcaggctcgaagggccgaatggcctactcctgcacctattttctatgtttctatggggctagtgcgggaaagtggagttgaggtagaagatcagtcatgatcttattgaatggcggagcaggctcgaggggccgaatggccgactcctgctcctaattcttgttatgTTCTTAAACAGAAAACACGTTCACTGAAGTCCGCGGTGTCAAGAATTTATTGCTGGGTGGCAGACATCTCTGTTGACAAGTATCAGTAACGCAAGGACATTGCTAATTATAGGGCAATTTACTGTATGTATTGTTAAGATATCAAATATAGCAATGAACACTGATTATAAGCTAACAAATCTGTAAAAATCTGGTGCAGCATGGCTTATGTATGTCTCACTGCCAAATCATGTATGCTATAAATTGTATAACTGTACCCCCAGAATGCTGATATTTGAGAGCAGGAGGGGCTATGTTGGTAGCAGAGAGACTGATATTCATTAAACTGACTTATTGAACAGCTGGAAACTatgtggaagtccatataaatgatACATCTCCCATATAATAGTTGTGCAATTacgtacataggatatacagcacagaaacaggccattcggcccaaccagaccatgccaacatttatgcaccactcgagcctcctcccgtctttcctcatctaaatttatcagcataaccctctattcccttctccctcatatgcttgtctaacctcctcttaaatgcatcgatactattcactccaaccactccctgtggtagcatgttccacattctcaccatccttgggtaaagaagtttcttttgaattccctaatggatttcttggtgactatcttgtattgatggcctctagttatgctcttccccacaagtggaaacattctctctgtatccgctctatcaaaacctttcatatctTTAaatatcctttcctgatatgtatacactattcgcatgccagacacgagactcccaaagcaaacgctctactcggaactccttcacagcaaaccctcaaagcctccgtgataaagtgcaacatcgccactgacacctgggggtccctggccaaagtccgccctaagtggaggaagtgcatcctggagggtgctgagcacctcgagtctcgtcgccgagagcatgcagaaatcaagctcaggcagcggaaggagcgtgcggcaaacctgtcccacccacccttaccctcaacgactatctgtcccacctgtgacagagattatggttcttgtattggactgttcagccacctaaggactcatttttagagcggaagaaagtcttcctcgattccgagggatatgacagatttctggtatcatccttgtaaatcttccctgcacacTCACCAGTCCCtcgctatcctttttataatatggcgaccaggactgtacgcagtactctaagtgtggtctacccaaggttcgatacatgtttagaataacttccctacatttcaaatctatacctctagaaataaatcctagtgcttggtttgctttttttatggccttgctaacctgtgtcgcctgGTCGTCACTGGGAGAAGCAAAACTGGCAAAGGTGGGTCGTTTCTTACACTGCTCAAATCGTAGCTTCCAATAGGTCAATCAAGAAGCAGCATCATTCTTTGGTCAATTCCCTACCTCCTAACAGAGTAGAACTGTGTGCACCACTGATAGAACGAATAGCAATAATGGACTATCCATAAAATGGACTAtcgtccagttctgacgaaaggtcatcgacctgaaacgttaactctgttcctctctccacagatgatgcctgacctgctgactattttcaGAATTTtcagtttctatttcagatttccagcatccgcagtatttttattTTGTCAGCGTAGTGCTCCCCATTTGTCATTGATCAGGGAGTTCTCCATAATGTTACATCTTCCCAGCGGCATCGGTCTATAAAGTATAAAACTAGGCAACAGAAGCGACAAGAGGTACCAAAAGTCTTCCTTTACACCACCGAGGGAAGAGAACAATTTAGCAGCGACAAGAGGTACCAAAAGTCTTCCTTTACACCACCGAGGGAAGAGAACAATTTAGCAGACTATGGGCTAAGAACGTAGCCCAAGTACTACACAGCAGCTTAACTCAGaccgactatttccacctccgtaacatcacccgtctctgccattgcctcagatcatctgctgctgaaaccatcatccatgcctttgttacctctagacttgactaatccaacgtactcctggctggcctcccattctacccaacgtaaataagatgtgatccaaaactcggctacccgtgtcccgctcacccatcaccccctgtgctcgctgacctacattggtttccagttaaacaacgcctcgatttcaaaattctcatccttgttttcaaatccctccacggcctcatccctccctatctctccctgtactgcagcactttgcaatttttctccatttaaattataatttacttttctattttttctgccaatgtggctaacttcacatttcccccccattacactccatctgccaaatttttgcccacttacttaacctgtctatatccctttgcagatttcttgtgtccttctcacaatttgctttcccacccatctttgtaccatcagcaaacttggccagatacatttagtcccttcatccaaatcattaatatagattgtaaatagttgaggccccagcaccaatccctgtggcacctcactagttattgtttgccaaccggaaaatgacccatttatcccgattctctgttttctgttagttagtcaatcctctatccatactaatatattacccctaaccctgtgatcttttatcttgtgcaataacattttatgtggcaccttatcaaatgtcttctggaaatccaaatacaccacatccactggttcccctttatccaccttgctcgttacatcctcaaaaaactccagcaaatttgtcaaacatgatttccctttcataaaaccatgttgactctgcttgattgaattatgcttttccaaatgtcctgctactgtttcctaaataatggactccaacattttcccaatgacagatgttaggctaactggtctatagtttcatgctttctgtatgcctccttttttaaataggggcgttacatttgcggttttcca
This genomic stretch from Pristiophorus japonicus isolate sPriJap1 chromosome 27, sPriJap1.hap1, whole genome shotgun sequence harbors:
- the LOC139239287 gene encoding probable G-protein coupled receptor 75; translation: MAIQPSLIKEKLLFSMNTTPECIFPVLTNCSPGKNQTEAQTAVHRATLATCLLLLLLVFGLGSYGNLIVFSSFFNPAFRKFRTHFDFMILNLSFCDLFICLVTAPMFGFVMFFDNGSGMSDTFCFAFHLTSTGFVIMSLKTVAVIAVHRLRMVLGQQTTHSSSSVCTLLLTVILWAVSFTLATLSAMTKYHSSKICVPLLGLINEDGKVILYTYVVDFTLCVGIVAISYAMIAQTLHKNAQVRRCPVITVVDSKRPDCFTPPEGSGPSLYRKQKGNTAPHVQTHLHAHSQSKNASTSNKKLEQTVNLSTVKDSKAVVTCIMILLSVVCCLPLGIALVHDALSSESSFLIYQFELCGLTLVFFRSGLNPFIYSRSNSGLRKKVAWCTQLLALLLCCKQKTRLKAVGDGSLVVNRNKSSHHDTNSAYILSPKPQKKLVDQACGPSNSKDVFTSVEYPQKAQSASTPINTRIEPYYSIYNSSISQEHSTPTSLQPKRHAFGSAQSYTEMYYHISKTSDFMPDCDSTSAKHIPVPSV